The Martelella sp. AD-3 genome includes a region encoding these proteins:
- the kdgR gene encoding DNA-binding transcriptional regulator KdgR, with product MKDNRPKTENVAAVLKVFAVLETLAESRSAALAEIAHCAMTSKSTTHRLLHTMMELGYVAQDEDSERYELTPRLFSLAAQTMKSQADILRVADKAMGRLSRATGESINLGILDGREQRVVYIHQYDSTYSLSMNSTLGKRNPLHSTSLGKALLAFRDDEEIAERLAEMQMEVTAPNTITDKAVLREELLAVRAGGYAEEIEESEAGVRCIAAPVLNHVGKSIAAISIAFPLFRFDEARKDDYVALLKSATHDVSQALGYVAESA from the coding sequence GTGAAAGACAACAGGCCGAAAACGGAGAATGTGGCTGCCGTCCTTAAGGTTTTTGCGGTGCTGGAGACGCTGGCGGAAAGCCGCAGCGCCGCCCTGGCGGAGATCGCCCATTGCGCCATGACCTCGAAAAGCACCACCCACCGCCTGCTGCATACGATGATGGAGCTCGGCTATGTGGCGCAGGATGAAGACAGCGAACGCTACGAACTGACGCCGCGCCTGTTCAGCCTCGCCGCGCAGACGATGAAGAGCCAGGCCGACATCCTGCGCGTTGCCGACAAGGCCATGGGCCGGCTGTCCCGCGCCACGGGGGAATCGATCAATCTCGGCATCCTCGACGGGCGCGAGCAGCGCGTCGTCTATATCCACCAGTATGATTCAACCTACAGCCTGTCGATGAACTCGACGCTCGGCAAACGCAATCCGTTGCATTCGACCTCGCTTGGCAAGGCGCTTCTTGCCTTCCGTGACGACGAGGAGATTGCGGAAAGGCTGGCGGAAATGCAGATGGAAGTGACCGCCCCCAACACGATAACCGACAAGGCGGTGCTGCGCGAGGAGCTCCTCGCGGTCCGCGCCGGCGGCTATGCGGAGGAGATCGAGGAGAGCGAGGCGGGCGTGCGCTGCATCGCCGCGCCGGTGCTCAACCATGTGGGCAAGTCGATCGCGGCGATCAGCATCGCCTTTCCGCTGTTCCGCTTCGACGAGGCCCGCAAGGACGACTATGTCGCGCTCTTGAAATCGGCGACCCATGACGTCTCGCAGGCGCTCGGTTACGTCGCCGAAAGCGCCTGA